The Oncorhynchus clarkii lewisi isolate Uvic-CL-2024 chromosome 20, UVic_Ocla_1.0, whole genome shotgun sequence nucleotide sequence GAAAGAAATTATACCTGATTTTTCTTTGGCTAAATGTGGTTTTATTTTGACAATAGTAGTTTTAATctgctgattttttttttaaagccaataaattcatttaaaatctCTGCCTGTCATTTTTTACTTTCTGTTGTGCAGATGTAGGAATAACACAGTAACTCCCACTATCTTTCCACCAACTCCCTTTAATATAGAACTGGTGGGAATGTAAGTGATCACATCCATGGCCATCCCATTATCCTCAGGTCTTCAGTGTTTGTTCTTCCACTGTTCAAACACAAGCTTGGCAGAGACTGCATCTTGAATCCCCATTCCTGTGTATACAAACAGGGTCAATAAAACTATGGAAAAAGTACAATGAAGGAACATGTTACAGGATTTGAATAGAGGATAAAGACAATCTACCAAGGGATTTGAACACAGTGGTCTTCTCTCTAAGGGCAGGTCTTGTTCCATTGAGAACCTCTCCAAGCTCTGCAAACACTTTGGCCTGGAGATTAAGTATTCATTAGCACAccaaatcatgttaaacatgtTTATCCTTTAATTGGGATTACCCACTTGTATAACTTCCATAAACCAAGATTGCATTCAgtaggcacagccagaagaaacCCATATACAGAGTACTAATAGTCTCACAACATACCCCAGACAGGATGATGTCACCTGACTCTGCCACAGCTCCCTCTCTGCTGTCTACATACACCTCAGCCTGCCTCATCAACACATCATCCAGCTCCCTCCAGTCTGGCCTGCAGGCTCCCACAGctgatgcgcgcacacacacacacacacaacaatgatACATTACATTAAGAACAAAGAGAGATGTCCTGTCTTTCTGATGTCCAGCACAAGCGACATGACTCAATTCATTATTTTAGGAGATTTGAACTGGGGCGTGCATACATCTGTATCGGACTCTTTTAAATAACTCTGAATCTCGCTCTAATTAATGCGCCGACAAGACCGAATCCCAGAGCACCTAACAAATCAACGCTATTGGACATTATTCTAACGAATACCCCTCACAAGTACACATCAACTGGGATATTCTGCAATGTCTGTGATCACTGTGCAATTGCTTGTGTTAGAAATACAAAAATGACCAAAGCCAAATCCCATTATATTTTTAAAAGACATTTTAGACAGTTTGATGAGCAAGCGTTCTTACATGATCTgtaccataatattgacagagtaAGTCTGATTCCCGATGTTGACACTGCCTGGGACTATTTGTATATGAAATTTGTGTCGATTTGCGATAAACATGCCCCTGTGAAGAAATTTAGAATCAGTGGAAGGGACAATCCCTGGTTTTCAGATAACTTGGCAGAATTTATTAGAAAGAGAAATGTCTTTTGGGCTCAAGCTAGACATACAAATGCTCCTGTTGACTGGGCCTCCTTCAGAGCACAAAGAAACAAATGCACAGGATTGATCAGGAAGTCCAAATCAGATTACTATCTAAATGCAGTCACAGAGAACCTAAACAACCCTACCAAGTTCTGGAAGCTAATCAAATCAGTATCAGGTTCTAATGTATCCTCTGGCCTTCCTGCCCATTTAATGATGGATTCTAATGAAGTGAAAGATAAAGCCGATATTGTAGGGTTTTTTAACAAGCACTTCATATCTGCTGGTTCAGTGTTTGATAATGGTGGGGCCCAGGCCTCTAATGTAAGCTCTGTTACAGTAAACTATGATATAGGCCCTCACGTGAACCATTTTAACGTTGAGCCTGTTTCTTATACTGAGGTCTATAAAACACTAGAGGCAATAGACACTAAAAAGTCTGCAGGTTCAGACAACCTTGACCCCTACCTCTTAAAGATAGTAGCTGGTATTATTACTGAACCTGTGGCTCACATGTTCAACTTGACCAATTCCATACCAGCATTTGAAAAGCGGCTTATGTCCCCCACTGCTAAAGAGTGGAGATCCCTCAGATGCCAATAACAATCGTCCTATCTCCAAACTCCCTATCATGGccaaagtctatgaatccctagtgaactcACAGTTAAAAAGCATCTTAATTGAAAAGAACATACTGAGCGGGGTTCAGTCTGGCTTTAGATCGGGGCAcagcaccacaactgcagctatgGCTGTGGCAAATTACATAATAAATGCACTTGATAAAAAGCAACATTGTGCTGCTCTGCTTGTGGATTTATCAAAGGCCTTTGATTCAGTTGACCATGAATTGTTGCTAGCTAGACTCATAAACACTGGTCTCAGTGAAGGGGCAGTAAATAGGTTTAGGAACtatctttctgacagaacacAACGTGTATAACTGACAATCACAAGGCTGGCATTCTTGAGATTAATAGAGGTGTGCCCCAGGGTTCCATTTTATTTCCTGTGTTGTTCTCAATGTTTATTAATGATTTGGGAAATGGGATGCAACCAGCAAAGTTAcatctatatgcagatgatacagtcatatattcatgtgctccttctctggttaaggctgttgaagagctccagactgcttttcagtcactgcaggcctGCCTTTATGGCCTCAAACTGGTCTTGAAAGAAAATTCAATTCATGACCTTTACCAGAGCTAGAACTCTGCCAGAGAAcgttagcattgtcacatctggtggcttatccaTTGAAAAGGTGTCATCCTACAAATACCATGGTATTTAgttggatgacaagttgtccttcAAAGTTCATGTGGATAATATTGTGACAAAGCTTATTTTgaaattgggtttttattttcgtaataaggcttgcttcccgcttatggctagaaagaagcttgttcaggccacttttctctctgtaattgattatggtgacttgttgtatatgcatgcagcctcctccgtcttacagagactggactctgtttatcatgcatccttgcactttattacaaatgccaagtcactcacccaccattgcacATTGTACCAAATGGTAGGTTGGTACACTTTACTTTATATGTGCAGAAAgatacatttgtatgtgttcacCTACAAAGCCGTtttgggtaaactccctctttacctctgtagtgtggtctccttcaccactagcagttaccatacccggtctgctaggtggttgctacttaaggtccccaggacattcacagtattaggcaagactgccttctcttcttATGCACCAGAGGCATGGAATAGTCTATAAcccatgcttcatctagatatgttagtgccactgaattcATTTAAAATAATGATGGGAGACTGTTACGGAGgagtgtaaatgctttttttaggctggatcatgttgttgtatgttttaattctgaAATGTTTTGATTGTTGCTGCCTTTTTGGCCAGgcctcccttgaaaaagagactctgggtctcaatgggcttttcctggttaaataaatgttaaataaaaaattaaatatacagtatgttatcttCACACATCAAAGTCTTAAGGCATGGCACTATCATCTTCAGTTTCCTCACCTGCTACATGGGCACCTGGCTTGACCCACTGACCAAAGAGCACTGGTTCACTGGCCCCAGTCACAGTGACTATGACGTCTGCACCGTTCACTGCCTCCTCCACTGACTCCCATACTGTAACGTGACCCTGGGTGGACTGGGCAAACCTCTCCGCCGTCTCTTTCCTCCTGCTCCACACGCGGACCTGTAATGACGTGATCCCTCAATGGTCTTTCATATTTTCTCATGACCCACAAGATATTTCTAACCAGAACCCAGTTTTATGTCTGGAGGATATAGCCACAACACACCAGCTCTAATCACCCATTCAGAAACACGGAATCACTCTGGTACCTCTTTAATGGAGAAGGTTTCTGTGAAGACGTTGTAGTGGCTGAGGGCCTGATGGCCAGCTCCCAGTATGGTCAACACCTCCGACTTGGCTGGCATCAACAGCTGGACAGTTCCAAGGGGGGTTCCAAACATTCCAAAGTTAGAACAGCATAATGTTATTGACAGGTAGTGAGGAATCACCAATAAAGAGAGTATGCATGCCCGCCTAGGCCACAAAGAGAGGGCCTTACTTTGGCAGAAATAGCAGACACTGCTGCTGTCCTTTTGGCTGTGATGACCTCCCCATCCATGATCTGCAGATGTCAACCACACTGAGACAGATGTTATTACTGAATTGACCTCTATTATAACCAGCTGTGCTAAATCCTTGAAGTATTTAACTTTACTTGTATTGCTAATCACAAATGATAAATAACATCTAATGGCCACTGTTCAATGATCATAGGCATACTCACAGCTTTGACATTCCCATACTC carries:
- the LOC139376752 gene encoding ketimine reductase mu-crystallin gives rise to the protein MAEPPVLIRQDEVEGLLHYKDLIPRLEVALGKFSKLDSAEVIQPVRTTVPLQKYNGFLGLMPAYLVHEDILCTKLVCFYKRESGSTLPSTQATVLLFDPEYGNVKAIMDGEVITAKRTAAVSAISAKLLMPAKSEVLTILGAGHQALSHYNVFTETFSIKEVRVWSRRKETAERFAQSTQGHVTVWESVEEAVNGADVIVTVTGASEPVLFGQWVKPGAHVAAVGACRPDWRELDDVLMRQAEVYVDSREGAVAESGDIILSGAKVFAELGEVLNGTRPALREKTTVFKSLGMGIQDAVSAKLVFEQWKNKH